In Delphinus delphis chromosome 11, mDelDel1.2, whole genome shotgun sequence, one genomic interval encodes:
- the LGALS1 gene encoding galectin-1, translating into MACGLVASNLNLKPGECLRVRGEVPPDAKSFVLNMGKDGNNLCLHFNPRFDAHGDTNTIVCNSKDGGAWGAEQRESVFPFQPGSVVEVCISFDQADLTIQLPGGYDFKFPNRLNLEAINYLAADGDFKIKCVAFE; encoded by the exons ATGGCTTGT GGTCTGGTCGCCAGCAACCTGAATCTCAAACCTGGGGAGTGCCTCAGAGTGCGGGGCGAGGTGCCCCCGGACGCCAAGAG CTTCGTGCTGAACATGGGCAAAGATGGCAACAACCTGTGCCTGCACTTCAACCCCCGCTTCGACGCGCACGGGGACACCAACACCATCGTGTGTAACAGCAAGGATGGCGGGGCCTGGGGGGCTGAGCAGCGGGAGTCCGTCTTCCCCTTCCAGCCTGGAAGTGTTGTGGAG gtGTGCATCTCCTTCGACCAGGCAGACCTAACCATCCAGCTGCCTGGTGGATACGATTTCAAGTTCCCCAACCGCCTCAACCTGGAGGCCATCAACTACCTGGCAGCCGATGGCGACTTCAAGATCAAGTGCGTGGCCTTTGAGTGA
- the NOL12 gene encoding nucleolar protein 12 isoform X3 — protein MGRNKKKRRDGDGRRPRLILSFDEEKRREYLTGFHKRKVERKKAAIEEIKKRLKEEQKKLREERHREYLKMLAEREEALEEADELDRLVTAKTEPVQYDHLNHTVTVTTISNLDFSAARLLGLPPPEQGAGHRSEEGASSAEKPTRALRRKSRDPLLSQR, from the exons ATGGGCCGCAACAAGAAGAAGAGGCGAGATGGCGACGGCCGGCGGCCGCGGCTCATTTTGAGCTTCGACGAGGAGAAGCGGCG GGAGTACCTGACAGGCTTCCACAAGCGGAAGGTGGAGCGGAAGAAGGCAGCCATTGAGGAGATCAAGAAGCGGCTCAAGGAGGAGCAGAAGAAGCTCCGGGAGGAG CGCCACCGGGAATACTTGAAGATgctggcagagagagaggaggcgCTGG AGGAGGCAGACGAACTGGACCGGCTGGTGACAGCAAAGACAGAGCCGGTGCAGTATGACCACCTCAACCACACGGTCACCGTGACCACCATCAGCAACCTGGACTTCTCAGCGGCCCGGCTGCTCGGACTGCCCCCGCCTGAG CAAGGGGCCGGGCACAGGTCTGAGGAGGGGGCGTCATCCGCGGAGAAGCCGACCAGAGCCTTACGCAGGAAGTCCAGAGACCCTCTACTGTCCCAGCGGTGA
- the NOL12 gene encoding nucleolar protein 12 isoform X1, with translation MGRNKKKRRDGDGRRPRLILSFDEEKRREYLTGFHKRKVERKKAAIEEIKKRLKEEQKKLREERHREYLKMLAEREEALEEADELDRLVTAKTEPVQYDHLNHTVTVTTISNLDFSAARLLGLPPPEQGAGHRSEEGASSAEKPTRALRRKSRDPLLSQRISSLTASLHAHRRKKVRRKHPSRAQDSTKKPPSATRTSKTQRRRLTGQARHSGE, from the exons ATGGGCCGCAACAAGAAGAAGAGGCGAGATGGCGACGGCCGGCGGCCGCGGCTCATTTTGAGCTTCGACGAGGAGAAGCGGCG GGAGTACCTGACAGGCTTCCACAAGCGGAAGGTGGAGCGGAAGAAGGCAGCCATTGAGGAGATCAAGAAGCGGCTCAAGGAGGAGCAGAAGAAGCTCCGGGAGGAG CGCCACCGGGAATACTTGAAGATgctggcagagagagaggaggcgCTGG AGGAGGCAGACGAACTGGACCGGCTGGTGACAGCAAAGACAGAGCCGGTGCAGTATGACCACCTCAACCACACGGTCACCGTGACCACCATCAGCAACCTGGACTTCTCAGCGGCCCGGCTGCTCGGACTGCCCCCGCCTGAG CAAGGGGCCGGGCACAGGTCTGAGGAGGGGGCGTCATCCGCGGAGAAGCCGACCAGAGCCTTACGCAGGAAGTCCAGAGACCCTCTACTGTCCCAGCG GATCTCCTCTCTCACGGCCTCACTGCACGCGCACAGGCGCAAGAAGGTCAGGAGGAAACATCCCAGCCGGGCCCAGGACTCCACCAAGAAGCCCCCAAGCGCCACTCGTACCAGTAAGACCCAGCGCCGCCGGCTAACAGGCCAAGCCCGGCACAGCGGGGAGTGA
- the NOL12 gene encoding nucleolar protein 12 isoform X2, with translation MVLGTWEYLTGFHKRKVERKKAAIEEIKKRLKEEQKKLREERHREYLKMLAEREEALEEADELDRLVTAKTEPVQYDHLNHTVTVTTISNLDFSAARLLGLPPPEQGAGHRSEEGASSAEKPTRALRRKSRDPLLSQRISSLTASLHAHRRKKVRRKHPSRAQDSTKKPPSATRTSKTQRRRLTGQARHSGE, from the exons atggtgcttggcacatg GGAGTACCTGACAGGCTTCCACAAGCGGAAGGTGGAGCGGAAGAAGGCAGCCATTGAGGAGATCAAGAAGCGGCTCAAGGAGGAGCAGAAGAAGCTCCGGGAGGAG CGCCACCGGGAATACTTGAAGATgctggcagagagagaggaggcgCTGG AGGAGGCAGACGAACTGGACCGGCTGGTGACAGCAAAGACAGAGCCGGTGCAGTATGACCACCTCAACCACACGGTCACCGTGACCACCATCAGCAACCTGGACTTCTCAGCGGCCCGGCTGCTCGGACTGCCCCCGCCTGAG CAAGGGGCCGGGCACAGGTCTGAGGAGGGGGCGTCATCCGCGGAGAAGCCGACCAGAGCCTTACGCAGGAAGTCCAGAGACCCTCTACTGTCCCAGCG GATCTCCTCTCTCACGGCCTCACTGCACGCGCACAGGCGCAAGAAGGTCAGGAGGAAACATCCCAGCCGGGCCCAGGACTCCACCAAGAAGCCCCCAAGCGCCACTCGTACCAGTAAGACCCAGCGCCGCCGGCTAACAGGCCAAGCCCGGCACAGCGGGGAGTGA